The Puntigrus tetrazona isolate hp1 chromosome 4, ASM1883169v1, whole genome shotgun sequence genome includes a window with the following:
- the tcf19l gene encoding transcription factor 19, protein MSSAVQPCFQLLRIGVCDADNGDSQGNASSDSVRDLYTFRPALARCVFRLGRATELCDVTLESMVVSRIHAELHVEREPDASGEESWKVQVKDRSSYGTWVNDMRLQQGVLKEIFDGDTLTIGGQSGRASPEFYFLFQKVRVRPLDFDAITVPKAGSFSSDIKNRIRTSSDRKPDPALDISKLSINRATVILNSIGSLSKMNGSCWTFKKSENTFSTPPFAALAPPTTPPPFQAVGEISSKSVPPSSKSRRKSAHTVLLEDDSSDDPASRRDLEDGRRGQAKKRRRLYKSESEVFQPPPPKLDVIKHSAASVFSVPPTRHILTVSSHAKGNGIGMTPLRPQKPCLSGPGRRPRAHSSPVFTGLGGGCESYGLTSPAARMSKTDKSRAVMSRFQASTGRRRGRPRKHPLPQPSLPSPSSSSSSSSSSSSSSSSSSSSSSEDEDECVPACQAVEPCAASRCRLPQQDTVQWIQCDDCDAWYHLDCLPHNHNRDSLLLDPSADFRCGCHRSRHR, encoded by the exons ATGTCGTCAGCGGTCCAGCCGTGCTTTCAGTTGTTGAGGATTGGAGTGTGTGACGCAGACAACGGTGACTCTCAGGGAAACGCGTCGTCAGACTCCGTCCGTGACCTGTACACTTTCCGGCCCGCTCTGGCCCGGTGTGTGTTTCGTCTGGGACGTGCCACGGAGCTGTGTGACGTCACTCTGGAGTCCATGGTCGTGTCCCGTATCCATGCGGAGCTCCACGTGGAGAGAGAACCTGACGCCTCTGGAGAAGAGAGCTGGAAAGTGCAAGTGAAGGATCGCAGCAGTTATG GCACATGGGTAAATGACATGCGCCTCCAACAAGGGGTCTTAAAGGAGATCTTTGACGGCGACACGCTCACCATCGGCGGCCAATCAGGACGGGCCAGTCCAGAGTTCTACTTCCTTTTCCAGAAAGTACGGGTCCGTCCGCTGGACTTTGACGCCATCACTGTGCCCAAAGCGGGCTCCTTCTCGTCCGACATAAAGAACCGGATCAGAACGAGCTCGGACCGTAAACCCGACCCGGCTCTGGACATCTCGAAGCTGTCCATCAACAGAGCCACGGTCATCCTCAACTCCATCGGCAGCCTGAGCAAGATGAACGGCAGCTGCTGGACCTTCAAGAAGAGCGAAAACACCTTCAGCACGCCGCCCTTCGCCGCTCTGGCCCCGCCCACCACTCCGCCTCCTTTCCAGGCCGTGGGAGAGATTTCATCCAAGTCTGTCCCGCCCTCCTCAAAGAGCCGGCGTAAGTCCGCTCACACGGTCCTGCTGGAGGACGACAGCTCGGACGACCCGGCGAGCCGCAGGGACCTGGAGGACGGCCGCAGGGGCCAAGCCAAGAAGAGACGGCGGCTCTACAAATCAGAGTCCGAGGTGTTTCAGCCCCCTCCGCCCAAACTGGACGTGATCAAACACTCCGCCGCCAGCGTCTTCAGCGTGCCGCCCACCCGGCATATCCTGACCGTATCGAGTCACGCCAAAGGCAACGGCATCGGCATGACGCCCCTGCGCCCGCAGAAGCCCTGCTTGTCTGGTCCCGGCAGGAGGCCGAGGGCCCACAGCTCTCCCGTATTCACCGGCCTCGGGGGGGGATGTGAGAGTTACGGCCTGACCTCGCCGGCAGCCAGGATGAGCAAGACCGACAAGAGCAGGGCCGTGATGTCTCGCTTCCAGGCCTCCACTGG GCGTCGACGTGGAAGGCCCAGAAAGCACCCTCTGCCTCAGCCTTCCCTGCCGTCtccctcttcatcctcctcctccagctcttcctcgtcgtcctcgtcctcctcctcgtcctcgtcGTCCtcagaagatgaagatgagtgCGTGCCTGCGTGTCAGGCCGTGGAGCCGTGCGCGGCGTCTCGCTGTCGTCTCCCGCAGCAGGACACGGTGCAGTGGATCCAGTGTGACGACTGCGACGCCTGGTATCACCTCGACTGCTTGCCGCACAACCACAACCGAGACTCGCTGCTCCTCGACCCCAGCGCCGACTTCCGCTGCGGCTGCCATCGCTCCAGACACCGCTGA